CAACGCCGAGAAGGTGTCGCTCTCGGGCGACAAGGCGACCAAGAAGATGGCCTACCGCCACTCCGGCTTCCCGGGTGGTCTGTCCGCGACGCCGATCGGTGAGGTCCTGGAGAAGGACGCTCGCCGGGCGATCGAGATGGCCGTGTGGGGCATGCTCCCCAAGAACAAGCTGGGCCGCCAGATCCTGAAGAAGCTCAAGGTCTACTCGGGTCCCACGCACCCGCACCAGGCCCAGCAGGCCGTCCCGTTCGAGATCAGCCAGATCTCCCAGTAATCGTCGTCGTCGAGAAAGACTGAGTGAGGAACATCGTGGCTGAGACCACCGAGAACGAGAACAGCACCGAGGTCGAGGAGACCTTCACCCCCGACGAGCAGGGCGTCGCCTACAGCTCCGAGAGCGCCCCGAGCGCCGAGGCTGTCGCCGAGCGTCCCGCGACCATCGCCCCCGGCGCGGCCACCGGCCGTCGCAAGGAGGCCGTGGCCCGCGTGCGCATCGTCCCGGGCACCGGCGTGTGGACCGTCAACGGTCGCACCCTGGACTCCTACTTCCCCAACAAGCTGCACCAGCAGGTCGTCAACGAGCCCTTCGCTGCGCTGCAGCTCGAGGGCCGCTTCGACGTCATCGCCCGCATCCACGGCGGCGGCATCACCGGCCAGGCCGGCGCGCTGCGCCTGGGCGTGGCCCGCTCGCTCAACGCGATCGACGTCGAGGCCAACCGCGCGACGCTGAAGAAGGACGGGCTGCTCACCCGCGACGCCCGCGTCATCGAGCGCAAGAAGGCCGGTCTGAAGAAGGCGCGCAAGGCGCCGCAGTTCAGCAAGCGCTGATCCGCGAGGACGCGTGAGCACTTCTGTGACACGCCTCTTCGGCACGGACGGGGTCCGGGGTCGGGCCAACGGTGTCCTCACCGCTGGCCTGGCCCTGGACCTTTCCGTTGCTGCGGCGCGCGTGCTGGGTGACGCCGGCGAGTTCGAGGGCCACCGGCCCCGGGCGGTCGTCGGGCGCGACACCCGCATCTCCGGCGAGTTCCTCGAGGCCGCCGTCGTGGCCGGGCTGGCCTCGGCCGGTGTCGACGTGCACCTGGTCGGCGTGCTGCCGACCCCCGGGGTCGCGCACCTGACCGACGTGCTCGACGCCGACCTGGGCGTGATGATCTCCGCCTCGCACAACCCGATGCCCGACAACGGGATCAAGTTCTTCGCCCGCGGGGGCCACAAGCTCGACGACGCCCTTGAGGAGCAGATCGAGGCGCGCCTGCACGCCGACGAGCCGCTGCCCACCGGCGCCGACGTCGGCCGCGTGCACCCGCACCCCGAGGCCGTGCAGCGCTACGCCGACCACCTGGTCGCCACGGTGCCCGCCCCCGACGGGGCCCGCCCGCTGGCCGGGCTCCGGCTGGTGCTCGACTGCGCCGAGGGTGCGGCGTACGACGCCGGGCCGCGCGCGCTCGAGGCGGCCGGCGCCACCGTGGTCGCGATCCACGCCAGCCCCGACGGGCTCAACATCAACGACGGCTGCGGCTCCACGCACCTCGAGCCGCTGCGCAAGGCGGTCCTCGAGCACGGCGCCGACGCCGGCTTCGCCCTCGACGGCGACGCCGACCGGATGCTGGCTGTCGACGCCGCCGGCGACGTGGTCGACGGCGACCAGGTGCTGGCGATCCTGGCGCTGGCCGGGCGCGAGACCGGCTCGCTGGTCGACGACACGGTCGTGGCGACCGTGATGAGCAACCTCGGCTTCGTGCAGGCCATGGAGGCCGCCGGCATCACCGTGGCGCGCACCAAGGTCGGCGACCGCTACGTGCTCGAGCAGATGCGCGCCTCGGGCTTCGTGCTCGGCGGCGAGCAGTCGGGCCACGTCATCATGAGCCGCCACGCCACCACCGGCGACGGGCTGCTGGCCACGCTCCACGTCGCCGCCCGGATGGCCGCCACCGGTCGCTCCCTGGCCGACCTCGCCGGGGTGATGACCCGCCTGCCGCAGGTGCTGGTCAACGTGCCCGGCGTCGACAAGGACCGCACGGACGACGAGGTGCTCGCCGCCGCCGTCGCCGAGGAGGAGGCCGTGCTGGCCGGCTCCGGGCGGGTCCTGCTGCGCGCCTCCGGCACCGAGCCGCTGGTGCGGGTGATGGTCGAGGCCCCCTCGATGGAGCAGGCGCAGGGCGTCGCCGACCGGCTCGCCGGCGTGGTGCGCGAGCGGCTCTCCCTGGCCTGAGAGCCGTCACCCGCGATACCCCGGGTCGCATCTAGTCACCCCTGCTGATTGGGTGGGCGCATGATCGACGCGCCACCGCTGGTCCTCGAGGGGCTGGGCAAGAGGTTCGGATCGGTGCAGGCGGTGGAGGA
The Nocardioides marinisabuli genome window above contains:
- the rpsI gene encoding 30S ribosomal protein S9, with the protein product MVAETTENENSTEVEETFTPDEQGVAYSSESAPSAEAVAERPATIAPGAATGRRKEAVARVRIVPGTGVWTVNGRTLDSYFPNKLHQQVVNEPFAALQLEGRFDVIARIHGGGITGQAGALRLGVARSLNAIDVEANRATLKKDGLLTRDARVIERKKAGLKKARKAPQFSKR
- the rplM gene encoding 50S ribosomal protein L13, producing the protein MRTYSPKPGDIQREWHVIDATDVRLGRLAVQAATLIRGKHKPTFAPHVDGGDFVVIINAEKVSLSGDKATKKMAYRHSGFPGGLSATPIGEVLEKDARRAIEMAVWGMLPKNKLGRQILKKLKVYSGPTHPHQAQQAVPFEISQISQ
- the glmM gene encoding phosphoglucosamine mutase, giving the protein MTRLFGTDGVRGRANGVLTAGLALDLSVAAARVLGDAGEFEGHRPRAVVGRDTRISGEFLEAAVVAGLASAGVDVHLVGVLPTPGVAHLTDVLDADLGVMISASHNPMPDNGIKFFARGGHKLDDALEEQIEARLHADEPLPTGADVGRVHPHPEAVQRYADHLVATVPAPDGARPLAGLRLVLDCAEGAAYDAGPRALEAAGATVVAIHASPDGLNINDGCGSTHLEPLRKAVLEHGADAGFALDGDADRMLAVDAAGDVVDGDQVLAILALAGRETGSLVDDTVVATVMSNLGFVQAMEAAGITVARTKVGDRYVLEQMRASGFVLGGEQSGHVIMSRHATTGDGLLATLHVAARMAATGRSLADLAGVMTRLPQVLVNVPGVDKDRTDDEVLAAAVAEEEAVLAGSGRVLLRASGTEPLVRVMVEAPSMEQAQGVADRLAGVVRERLSLA